The sequence below is a genomic window from Gouania willdenowi chromosome 12, fGouWil2.1, whole genome shotgun sequence.
AGCCATCAGGACCGTACGTGTACACACTGCACAGGGAGTCATTAAAAGTAGCACAAACTCCTACTTTTACTGCTCCACACACAGACTAAACTACACCCACTCAGTCACACAGGCTGGATTTGTATTTTCcaactgttatttttgtagaagATTAGGTGAGAGTTTAGTGAGGCAGGGGTTTTCTGTGCTCACTTCATCAAACAAAAACATCCTGGGTAAGTGGATCCATGGTCCGCCTACAGTTCCTGACGATGTGACGTGGGTCTAAAGGGAAAAGGGGGGCTCTGTGATCCCCTCACTATCTGATGAAGGAGGCTAAAGCCTGCCTCTGCACCACCCACTTGATTTCCCCACAGTCAACAGGAAGACTGGAGGCCAAAGACAGTCACTTTCGGAGGGGAAGGACACAGAGGAGCAGCTTTAGAGGTAGAAGAAACGAGAGAAAACACACCAAAAGTGATGAGTAAGAATACAAAAGACGTGAAGAAAATCCAGTCCGTTTATCTGCAGAATGTGGAGAAACTAAACCAGGGGATGAAGCCAGAGAAAATAACCTGGAAGCCAAAGGATGGGGACTTTTCTGCAGCTGTGGAAAAGCAGCGACAGCCTCCCACAGCTGGACCAGTGGCTAAAACCTCAGCCCACAGAATCAGCAGAGACCTGACCTGCTCCATCTGCCTGGATCTCTTCAAGCAGCCTGTGTCTTTGCCCTGCGACCACACCTTCTGCTACAGCTGCATTGAAGGTTACTGGGCAGGTCCACGAAGCCCTGGGCAGAGTGGCACAGGCTCCTGTCCTCAGTGCAGAAAGGTGTACCCCGGCCAGAGCTACAGGCCCAATCGGATTGTTGCCAACATTGTGGAGAGTTATTGCCAGGGCCTGGAGGAGTGTGGGACAGGGCCATGCTTGGCTGATGTTGGGGTGCTGGTGGAGAAGGTTCCCGCTCCTGTTCCAAGCTGCAGCAGACACAGGGAGGAGCTGAAGCTCTACTGTGAGGAGGACCAGGAGCTGGTGTGTCTGGTGTGTGGTCTGTCCCAGGAACACAGGAATCACACCATGGTGTGCGTGCAGGAGGCTGAGCTCAAATACAGGGTAAAGCAGTTAAATGGCAGCTGCAACACAAAGTTAATCTTTAAAGGACATACATTCTTTGGCGGTTAAAGTTTAGCCATGCATATCATCAAACCAGGTGTGTATTATTAACAGTGTTTACCCTGAGGCTATCGCAGATATGACTTTGGTCACAATTTCCTGTGTAAGAAAGAGAAGAGGTAGACAATAGTAAGTGGCAAATCAAAGATGGAATTTCTCTccaaacatttaatttatttggtgGTTATGCTTTTTTTGTACATGAATGTAATAAATGTAGGCTCAGTGGTCCCCAACCAGTAGACGAACTCTATCTAAGGGCTTTTGTTGTGAAAGGGTTGAAGTGTAACTTTGTTTTCTGTGAATGTAGCACATTAAAATTGAGATTGGCCTTTTCGTTTAACTTTAACTTAAGTCTACTTCTTTATGTCTTTTTCacataaaaaggtgcacataaaAAAAGATGTATGTGGATAATGAATAATGTGTCGTGCTTCACTGAATTGTCCTGAAATTACATCTGCCATCGCACCTGATGTCTCTGTCTTTgaagatttatttcattttaagaaAAGTTTTTTGAAGCATCTCTAGGGTCACTAAGCAGTGGTGTTGTGTCCATGTTTTACAGGCGTCCCTGAACAGCTCTATGGATTCCTTAAAAACAGAGCTCAACATTGCACTGCAGTGTGACAGGGAGGCTGAAGATGAGGTCAAAAAGCTAAAGGTAAGTCACGACTAGAAAGGAAAGCATACATGATAAGGAAGAAACGGCATTACCCTCCTATTTTaacttggggtcaatttgacctcattcaatgtttatcgTTCAGAAATAATCGTTGATTCTTTCCAAATTTAATGGGTataattgattaagcataaaattatcatgattatatgttttttaatgtgctgaacacatattgcacacaaTGGTGTTCCTCTGAGGTCTGCACCTCAATGAgggtcaatgaggttttggaacagctctttcacagtaaaagtgacagAGGAGAATATGTCTGAAACTTTGTAGTGAATGACCCCAATTAAGGTACAAAAAGGAGATCAAATCAATACGGTTCCTTCTGTAAGAGTCATGAATATGCACCCAAAactagaaaagatttggatgaaggATTTTCAAgataaaataactgtaaaacTTAAAAGTTTGGCCCGATGGTggtgctagagaacaggtcaatgtttcattatcatggggttatttatatattcaacGAATAGACAAAGTGACTGACGCAAAaagtcaacaattttctgaaaataattttctggagACAAATATCCCAgaggtcagattgaccccaagggtaaaatgtgtggtttaaattaaattttcaaCTCAAATGACTAAAGACGTTATTCTATTTCTTTGTTAATTGTAACGCTCTAACAATCAGCATCAACCATACTCTCCCAGGAGCACACAGCAGATCTGAAGCAACGCATCGAGGCCCAGTTCAGTGACCTCCATCAGTTCCTGTACCAGGAGGAGAAGCTTCTGCAGGTGAAGCTGAAGACGGAGGAGCGAAGGGAGCTGATTCGTCTGGATGAGCATAAAGCACTGCTTTGTGTGGAAATCTCCCGTCTGCAGAGGGCCGTCCACGAGATAGAAGACAAGCTGAAAGAGTCAGACCCATTCACGCTGCTGCGGGTAAATTCATCTCGTGTTTAAGTTGAGTTCATCTGAACCGTATTACTGGAATGATGACTCAGCTCCAGTGTTGACAAGGCTGAAAAATGCTGAGTTTATGATATTTTTGATGCTTTTCTTTGCAAAATATCCCCTTACACTAGCTTCAAACCAGAAATTGTATTCTTAGGAATGTGCAGCAGGCACACATTTTAGTCCCAATGGTAAAGTTATAGTTTCCAACATCAACATCTAGGATTTACTGGAGCTGGGTGGGAACATTAAGGCTTCCCTGTCCTGCTTACGTGTCAGTTTTTAGAGGCCGTAAAATAACCTTTTAAAGCCTGGACTTTAAAGTAAAACAGTCCAGATCCCTATTATTGagataactaaaaaaaatagagaGATTTAGATAATTATTGCATTATGTTAAAATGATTTGGGAAAGTGAGGAAAGAGGAATTTCACAGTTCAGTTTAAGTTATTCCTCATAATAACAACACTTCTGCAGATTTCGCTCCAAACAAAAAGCTTTTCCTCTGTCAGCTCAGACAGGATGTAGATCTCAATGGTCGATCTGGAGAATAAGCAGCTTAGTTCATACTTGGGGCCAAACTCTGGCTGGGATGTGGGACTTTCCCACTGGGTGTGAGGTCAGACGCTGATGTCATGTGGAAAAACGCTTTCTCTTCTTTCAGAGACAACAAAACTAATCTAAACTAATCATctcttgtgtttatttaatctGTCTTTTTCAGAGTATTAAAGTGCTGCTCCAGAGGTAAGTGACTTGTAAAGAatgatttgtagttttttgtcataCTGTTCGTCCACTATATttttcaaagtgacaataaagagACACATAAATGAAAGCTGTATCAAAATATACTGACATTTTAAAACTAGCATATTCAATGGCAATTAAATTCAATCAGaaataagtttattttttggaaggtatccaatcaaaactactttagTTGCATGAAGGGTGGGAGAAGTCggtaagtgatccaataggaagtaaaGTAATTGTTTGCAGATGAAAGATGACTCATGTGGTCCAGTCTCTATTTAGAACCAATACCACCCATATCACGTTAACAAATACTGTAGTAattgaatttttcaaaaaagcatACTCTCACGCTTCATATTTTAGTCTACtataacagatttagtcaactgaaatctaaatgtcatttagttcaggggttctcaactggtctcaccctgggacccacattttgccacgctCATTAAGACGCgacccacttttctttttttttttagaattcaaccaaccaaattgagtttttcaataattgctgttgaaaacacacatgtaatcctttttttaatttaataaatctatatattttcctgtgctacatgcatttcacagcatgcctgtcaaaataaaagacaagtccaacgtgagagacattaagtgtttatttatttttgaccagctgtctgagACCCACTCAGTACAgctctgtgacccacttttggttcccgacccaccagttgagaatcgctgatttagttgactaaaacaagactaactgaaatagtcctgatgactaaaagTCAAAAGagccaaaattaacactggtttGTTTCCAGGCTACGTTGTTGTTCTGCTTTGAAAGTATCTTCACATGTACTTCTTCTGTTTACAGGCCCTCACTTAAGTTTGAGAAACCTGTGTTTACTCCACCCAGTCTCTGTGAAGGCCGTTTTGCCGGGCCTCTGCAGTACAGAGTGTGGAAATCCATGAAAGGAAGCCTTTATCCAGGTATTCAAACATACCCTTACACcaggggcctgtactacaaaactGGATTAAGTATATCACGGATATCTCTTCGTTAATGGgattcacctaaccaaacattgtccgtcacagagcagctgtactacaaagcaggtTATCAACACGTTCACTTCAGCCAAGTGATTTCAGCCTTGCGacgcagcgtcagaccaatcacaaacacggagTAACTATGGAGAGCAACTTacatcacaattgaggaataattctttaaaaatattaagaattaaaatccataattcagaccaaaaacaacactgttgctgcagtaaaggcAGGAAGGAAAAAATGGAGGCAGAGAATTGGTGAGAATTGACATTATACAACATCAATTCATCGCATGATAAACGGACACTGATCAGTCTCACTTTATTAAGAAACAGACCTTGGCTGTGGATCTGATGCTgtgttcatacagctcagcctacatactgtacatgaattaattaattcatcggTCTGAAAGCGCCCGACACACGCAGGcgttatcagctgactaatgtaggtcagtccgTCAGATAAAGatctatatgtttcctataAGATGTCATCAGCTAA
It includes:
- the trim69 gene encoding E3 ubiquitin-protein ligase TRIM69, encoding MSKNTKDVKKIQSVYLQNVEKLNQGMKPEKITWKPKDGDFSAAVEKQRQPPTAGPVAKTSAHRISRDLTCSICLDLFKQPVSLPCDHTFCYSCIEGYWAGPRSPGQSGTGSCPQCRKVYPGQSYRPNRIVANIVESYCQGLEECGTGPCLADVGVLVEKVPAPVPSCSRHREELKLYCEEDQELVCLVCGLSQEHRNHTMVCVQEAELKYRASLNSSMDSLKTELNIALQCDREAEDEVKKLKEHTADLKQRIEAQFSDLHQFLYQEEKLLQVKLKTEERRELIRLDEHKALLCVEISRLQRAVHEIEDKLKESDPFTLLRSIKVLLQRPSLKFEKPVFTPPSLCEGRFAGPLQYRVWKSMKGSLYPVPAAITFNSSTANPWLSLTSSLTCVRYQTFNHSVEDNPYRFNAALSLLGSQGFTHGRHYWEIEVYSSTVWTVGVARESVPRKGVIKAHPTNGFWTLSLSYGIQYMAGTCPPKVLSLEEPLARIGVYLDYKRGLVSFYNAETMTHLYTFRENFSETLYPYFNLGFLDKVHENEPLKVFLPKI